The following are encoded in a window of Pyxidicoccus trucidator genomic DNA:
- a CDS encoding DnaJ domain-containing protein: MSAPNTIVGLGARTDHIAKVPNLDLARLQLTAEEGSVLSLVGRVERIDQVLIRSALGEARTIAVLLALRAKGAIVPARVVPRTQPAPQVDAAMAEEVDLEPERKKEIIDLERALDSLDHFAVLALKPGASPADAKQAYYNASRRFHPDRYFGKNLGSFRARMERIFRRLTDAHNVLTQLDKRDAYLRAHPALGLAAAAATPPPAAPLPPEPPPPLTPVPPPVHYVQPAAPSPRPPAPQPMRAPPPPAPAPPPVNDAESEARRAERQARLARHPYLARTGKLSELIARGKAAVAKGDWERAYQDFHQVQTLDPKNREVATLLMEARRRHDGQRAVTELARGRTLEQGGDASAAHQAYRLASSLDDQNAESAFRAARLGYQLGQDVGEVRSLAQRAVELQPQRVEHHVLLGNVLMDAGSKKLAKRAFEEAAKLDPENAEAKAALKKLRWTF; encoded by the coding sequence GTGAGCGCGCCAAACACGATCGTCGGGCTGGGGGCCCGGACGGACCACATCGCCAAGGTGCCCAACCTGGACCTGGCCCGACTCCAGCTCACCGCGGAGGAGGGCTCGGTCCTGTCGCTCGTGGGCCGCGTGGAGCGCATCGACCAGGTGCTGATCCGCTCGGCGCTGGGGGAGGCGCGCACCATCGCCGTGCTGCTGGCGCTGCGGGCCAAGGGCGCCATCGTCCCCGCCCGCGTGGTGCCCCGCACGCAGCCCGCCCCCCAGGTGGACGCCGCCATGGCCGAGGAGGTGGACCTCGAGCCGGAGCGGAAGAAGGAGATCATCGACCTCGAGCGGGCCCTGGACTCGCTGGACCACTTCGCCGTGCTGGCCTTGAAGCCGGGCGCCTCTCCGGCGGACGCGAAGCAGGCGTACTACAACGCCTCGCGCCGCTTCCATCCGGACCGCTACTTCGGGAAGAACCTCGGCAGCTTCCGCGCCCGCATGGAGCGCATCTTCCGGCGCCTCACCGACGCCCACAACGTCCTCACCCAGTTGGACAAGCGCGACGCGTACCTCCGCGCCCACCCCGCGCTGGGGCTCGCCGCCGCGGCCGCCACGCCGCCGCCCGCGGCTCCTCTCCCGCCCGAGCCGCCGCCGCCGCTCACCCCGGTGCCGCCGCCGGTCCATTACGTCCAGCCCGCCGCGCCCTCGCCCAGGCCCCCCGCGCCCCAGCCCATGCGGGCCCCGCCGCCGCCCGCGCCCGCGCCTCCGCCGGTGAACGACGCGGAGTCCGAGGCCCGCCGCGCCGAGCGGCAGGCCCGCCTGGCCCGGCACCCGTACCTGGCGCGGACGGGCAAGCTGTCCGAGCTGATCGCCCGGGGCAAGGCGGCCGTCGCCAAGGGGGACTGGGAGCGGGCCTACCAGGACTTCCACCAGGTGCAGACGCTGGACCCGAAGAACCGGGAGGTGGCCACGCTGCTGATGGAGGCGCGCCGCCGCCACGACGGGCAGCGCGCCGTCACGGAATTGGCGCGGGGCCGCACCCTGGAGCAGGGCGGAGACGCCTCCGCGGCGCACCAGGCGTACCGGCTCGCCAGCTCGCTGGACGACCAGAACGCGGAGTCCGCCTTCCGGGCCGCGCGCCTGGGCTATCAGCTGGGGCAGGATGTGGGCGAGGTCCGCTCCCTGGCGCAGCGCGCCGTGGAGCTGCAGCCCCAGCGTGTCGAGCACCACGTCCTGCTCGGAAACGTGCTGATGGACGCAGGATCGAAGAAGCTGGCCAAGCGCGCCTTCGAGGAAGCGGCGAAGCTGGACCCGGAAAACGCCGAGGCGAAGGCAGCGCTGAAGAAGCTGCGCTGGACGTTCTAG
- the dnaK gene encoding molecular chaperone DnaK, with protein sequence MAEAEPLIGIDLGTTNSIVATVQGGQPIVIKNRTGQALTPSVLAVSKNGKRLVGSIAKRQAITNPQETVYSAKRLIGRKFSSHEVQDALRSLPYEVVAGQHDDLRIRMGGKDLSVPEISAMILQELKADAEAHFGRPVSRAVITVPAYFNDAQRQATKDAGRIAGLEVLRIINEPTAAALAYGFGRTVNGRVAVLDLGGGTFDVSVLEINQGVFDVVGTGGDTYLGGEDWDNRIIEWLVFGFAKEHGIDLRKDRMALQRLKDAAEKAKVELSSVREAQLNLPFISTPPGGGAALHLQAALTRDKLDDLTSDLAERVVGITTEVLGEAGVRPSELKEVILVGGMSRMPKIVEAVRGYFRREPCKGVHPEEVVALGAAIQAHALVAQEGELLLLDVTPQSLGVAIAGGFVRRIIPKNTTVPTSATEVFATSKDFQRTVKIMVLQGEHEAAHQNELLGEFVLTGLREALKGQVEIEVTFDINAEGIVSVSARDRDTGGRQSITVTASSGLTEEELKRIMDEQRGYLLAARISDELKTKRMELDSLARDVVDALTRARLLPGGGGLGPDVVPRAEQALEHARRVRDGEDVAALGRACELLSGCLTQLRGPAQSGTGR encoded by the coding sequence ATGGCTGAAGCCGAACCCCTCATAGGCATCGACCTGGGGACGACGAACAGCATCGTCGCCACCGTCCAGGGCGGCCAGCCCATCGTCATCAAGAACCGCACCGGACAAGCGCTCACGCCGTCCGTGCTCGCGGTGTCCAAGAACGGCAAGCGGCTGGTGGGGAGCATCGCCAAGCGCCAGGCGATAACCAACCCGCAGGAGACGGTGTACTCCGCCAAGCGGCTCATCGGCCGGAAGTTCTCCTCGCACGAGGTGCAGGACGCGCTGCGCTCGCTCCCGTACGAGGTGGTGGCCGGGCAGCACGACGACCTGCGCATCCGCATGGGCGGCAAGGACCTGTCCGTCCCCGAAATCAGCGCGATGATTCTGCAGGAGCTCAAGGCGGACGCGGAGGCGCACTTCGGCCGGCCCGTCAGCCGGGCGGTCATCACCGTGCCGGCCTACTTCAACGACGCCCAGCGCCAGGCCACCAAGGACGCGGGCCGCATCGCGGGACTGGAGGTGCTGCGCATCATCAACGAGCCCACCGCGGCGGCGCTGGCCTACGGCTTCGGGCGCACGGTGAACGGGCGCGTGGCCGTGCTCGACCTGGGCGGCGGCACCTTCGACGTGTCCGTGCTGGAGATCAACCAGGGCGTCTTCGACGTGGTGGGCACCGGCGGCGACACGTACCTGGGCGGCGAGGACTGGGACAACCGCATCATCGAGTGGCTGGTGTTCGGGTTCGCCAAGGAGCACGGCATCGACCTGCGCAAGGACCGCATGGCCTTGCAGCGGCTGAAGGACGCGGCGGAGAAGGCGAAGGTGGAGCTGTCCAGCGTGCGCGAGGCGCAGCTCAACCTGCCCTTCATCAGCACGCCGCCGGGCGGCGGGGCCGCGCTGCACCTGCAGGCCGCGCTCACCCGCGACAAGCTGGATGACCTGACGTCGGACCTGGCCGAGCGCGTGGTGGGCATCACCACGGAGGTGCTGGGCGAGGCGGGCGTGCGGCCCTCGGAGCTGAAGGAGGTCATCCTCGTTGGCGGCATGTCGCGCATGCCCAAGATTGTCGAGGCCGTGCGCGGCTACTTCCGCCGCGAGCCCTGCAAGGGCGTGCACCCCGAGGAGGTGGTTGCGCTGGGCGCTGCCATCCAAGCCCACGCGCTGGTGGCGCAGGAGGGCGAGCTGCTCCTGCTGGACGTCACGCCGCAGAGCCTGGGCGTGGCGATTGCCGGCGGCTTCGTGCGCCGCATCATCCCCAAGAACACCACCGTGCCCACGTCGGCCACGGAGGTGTTCGCCACGTCCAAGGACTTCCAGCGGACGGTGAAGATCATGGTGCTCCAGGGAGAGCACGAGGCGGCGCACCAGAACGAGCTGCTGGGCGAGTTCGTCCTCACCGGCCTGCGCGAGGCGCTGAAGGGTCAGGTGGAGATCGAGGTGACGTTCGACATCAACGCGGAGGGCATCGTCTCCGTGTCCGCGAGGGACCGGGACACGGGGGGGCGCCAGTCCATCACCGTCACCGCGTCGAGCGGCCTCACGGAGGAGGAGCTGAAGCGCATCATGGACGAGCAGCGCGGCTACCTCCTGGCCGCGCGCATCTCCGATGAGCTGAAGACGAAGCGCATGGAGCTGGACTCACTGGCGCGCGACGTGGTGGACGCCCTGACGCGGGCGCGGCTGCTGCCGGGCGGCGGCGGGCTGGGCCCGGACGTGGTGCCCCGGGCGGAGCAGGCGCTGGAGCATGCGCGCCGGGTGCGCGACGGAGAGGACGTGGCGGCGCTGGGGCGGGCGTGCGAGCTGCTGTCGGGCTGTCTCACCCAGCTCCGGGGGCCGGCCCAGAGCGGCACGGGGCGATAG
- a CDS encoding tetratricopeptide repeat protein, whose amino-acid sequence MSSQRANQLIEAGLWLRLSGDARGAQRLFERALELDPGNARAREYLEATTASLSLGTATPFSPPPPDIAPPSLQVIGRLTPVSPVLEGDWGAWAEGKGGPADAANAKTPAPVFVPEDSGRSRVDAMDLLSRDDDSEPQVYVLPESETQEYGVPPGDTQEYGVPSGESELELLLRGAEDLLELDDHSGAVDLLFKAQELAPGDPRVEALRQRSERMLMAMLESKLGDLGRVPRVRLQPDDIIWLNLDHRAGFVLAQIDGAVSYEDLFSLSGMTRLDTARILAQLLDEGVIAAS is encoded by the coding sequence ATGAGCAGCCAGCGCGCGAACCAGCTCATCGAGGCGGGACTGTGGCTGCGGCTGAGCGGCGATGCCCGGGGCGCGCAGCGCCTGTTCGAGCGCGCCCTGGAGCTGGACCCCGGCAACGCCCGCGCCCGCGAGTACCTGGAGGCCACGACGGCGTCGCTGTCCCTCGGCACGGCCACGCCCTTCTCTCCGCCTCCGCCGGACATCGCGCCGCCGTCCCTGCAGGTGATTGGACGGCTGACGCCGGTGTCTCCCGTGCTGGAGGGAGACTGGGGCGCCTGGGCGGAAGGGAAGGGCGGGCCCGCGGATGCCGCCAACGCGAAGACGCCCGCGCCGGTGTTCGTCCCGGAGGACTCGGGCCGCAGCCGGGTGGATGCGATGGACCTGCTGTCGCGGGACGACGACTCCGAGCCACAGGTGTACGTCCTTCCGGAGAGCGAGACGCAGGAGTACGGCGTCCCCCCGGGCGACACGCAGGAGTACGGCGTGCCCTCGGGCGAGAGCGAGCTGGAGCTGCTGCTGCGCGGGGCGGAGGACCTGCTGGAGCTGGATGACCACTCCGGCGCCGTGGACCTGCTGTTCAAGGCGCAGGAGCTGGCGCCTGGAGACCCGCGCGTGGAGGCGCTGCGCCAGCGCAGCGAGCGGATGCTGATGGCGATGCTGGAGTCCAAGCTGGGAGATTTGGGGCGGGTGCCCCGGGTGCGCCTGCAGCCGGACGACATCATCTGGCTCAACCTGGACCACCGCGCCGGCTTCGTGCTGGCGCAGATTGATGGTGCGGTGAGCTACGAGGACCTGTTCTCCCTGTCGGGGATGACGCGGCTGGATACCGCGCGCATCCTCGCGCAGTTGCTGGACGAGGGCGTCATCGCCGCGAGCTGA
- a CDS encoding FAS1-like dehydratase domain-containing protein translates to MALDKRFIGREYGPFSYTIGAEKMREFTLAVGGAQPGAGTPGETPAHVSPLLHDEQAAKAGPHGGLIAFPSFAVVFAIRPFSAAIADPELQINFQMLVHGEQELEFLEVMRPGDVMTTTGRISDLYDKARMSFIVVTSETRNQRGDVVVKGTWTAIVRG, encoded by the coding sequence ATGGCCCTCGACAAGCGCTTCATCGGCCGCGAGTACGGCCCCTTCAGCTACACCATTGGCGCGGAGAAGATGCGCGAGTTCACCCTCGCCGTCGGCGGCGCGCAGCCCGGCGCCGGCACCCCGGGCGAGACGCCCGCCCACGTCAGCCCGCTCCTCCACGACGAACAGGCAGCGAAGGCCGGGCCGCATGGCGGACTCATCGCCTTCCCCAGCTTCGCCGTCGTGTTCGCCATCCGCCCCTTCAGCGCCGCCATTGCGGACCCGGAGCTGCAGATCAACTTCCAGATGCTCGTCCACGGCGAGCAGGAATTGGAGTTCCTGGAGGTCATGCGCCCCGGTGACGTGATGACCACCACCGGCCGAATCTCGGACCTGTACGACAAGGCCCGCATGAGCTTCATCGTCGTCACCAGCGAGACGCGCAACCAGCGCGGGGACGTCGTGGTGAAGGGCACCTGGACGGCCATCGTCCGGGGCTGA
- a CDS encoding MaoC family dehydratase, with product MPRTFQPGDTFTHVRECDRYRPIYYAGASGDFNPIHIDPEAGKAAGLGGNILQGLCTLGWAVEAVGLFVGDPGRVRRVRVRFSKPVRPEDTITFQGKVTSIQDGRLTAEVSATNQRGEDVLKGAVVEASIE from the coding sequence ATGCCACGCACCTTCCAGCCAGGCGACACCTTCACGCACGTCCGCGAGTGCGACCGGTACCGGCCGATCTACTACGCGGGTGCTTCCGGGGACTTCAACCCCATCCACATCGACCCCGAGGCGGGCAAGGCCGCGGGGCTCGGCGGCAACATCCTCCAGGGGCTGTGCACGCTGGGCTGGGCCGTGGAGGCCGTCGGCCTCTTCGTGGGAGACCCGGGCCGGGTGCGGCGCGTGCGGGTGCGCTTCTCGAAGCCGGTGCGCCCCGAGGACACCATCACCTTCCAGGGCAAAGTGACGTCCATCCAGGACGGCCGGCTCACGGCGGAAGTCTCCGCCACCAACCAGCGCGGCGAGGACGTCCTGAAGGGCGCCGTCGTCGAAGCCTCCATCGAATAA
- a CDS encoding SDR family oxidoreductase produces MSETRKKGGGAGTYFITGYPGFIGKRLVEHIAREDPKGHIYALVQPKHLKDAQKHAAKVKGAPVELLTGDVVDMHLGLSGEEYQRLCERVTDIFHLAAVAQLGLPKDTAWRVNVDGTRNMLELARDCAHLARFNHFSTCYVSGDRLGVIAEDELDRGQAFRNPYEETKFQAERLVQRAGATLPVTVFRPASVVGDSRTGEIDKFEGPYYLGILLVTSPLVVPLPLPGNGVAPLNVVPVDYVVEAVFRLSKDARAAGRTFHLVDPNPMSARRVYELIAEKANKKLPRFNLSARAADVMLRLPVLEKLARPQRAAISYVNHLAIYNCHNTLELLDGTGVRCPPLSSYLDQLVTYVREQYRKRREDTQVDDPLDHGPAPEREDSDAPPRQGR; encoded by the coding sequence ATGAGCGAGACGCGCAAAAAGGGTGGCGGCGCCGGGACGTACTTCATCACCGGCTACCCCGGGTTCATCGGCAAGCGGCTGGTGGAGCACATCGCGCGGGAGGACCCGAAGGGGCACATCTACGCGCTGGTGCAGCCCAAGCACCTCAAGGACGCGCAGAAGCACGCGGCGAAGGTGAAGGGCGCGCCAGTGGAGCTGCTCACCGGCGACGTGGTGGACATGCACCTGGGCCTGTCCGGCGAGGAGTACCAGCGCCTGTGCGAGCGGGTGACGGACATCTTCCACCTCGCCGCCGTGGCCCAGCTGGGCCTGCCCAAGGACACGGCGTGGCGGGTGAACGTGGACGGCACCCGCAACATGCTGGAGCTGGCGCGCGACTGCGCGCACCTGGCGCGCTTCAACCACTTCTCCACCTGCTACGTGTCCGGCGACCGGCTGGGCGTCATCGCCGAGGACGAGCTGGACCGGGGCCAGGCCTTCCGCAACCCCTACGAGGAGACGAAGTTCCAGGCGGAGCGGCTGGTGCAGCGCGCCGGGGCCACCCTGCCCGTCACCGTGTTCCGTCCCGCCAGCGTGGTGGGGGACTCGCGCACGGGGGAAATCGACAAGTTCGAGGGGCCCTACTACCTGGGCATCCTGCTCGTCACGTCGCCGCTGGTGGTGCCGCTGCCGCTGCCGGGCAACGGCGTGGCGCCGCTCAACGTGGTGCCGGTGGACTACGTGGTGGAGGCGGTGTTCCGGCTGTCGAAGGATGCGCGCGCCGCGGGGCGCACCTTCCACCTGGTGGACCCCAACCCCATGAGCGCACGCCGCGTGTACGAGCTCATCGCGGAGAAGGCCAACAAGAAGCTGCCGCGCTTCAACCTCTCCGCCCGCGCGGCGGACGTCATGCTGCGGCTGCCGGTGCTGGAGAAGCTGGCCCGGCCCCAGCGCGCGGCCATCAGCTACGTGAATCACCTGGCCATCTACAACTGCCACAACACGCTGGAGCTGCTGGACGGCACGGGCGTGCGCTGCCCTCCCCTCTCCTCGTACCTGGACCAGCTGGTGACCTACGTGCGCGAGCAGTACCGCAAGCGCCGCGAGGACACCCAGGTGGACGACCCGCTGGACCACGGGCCTGCTCCCGAGCGTGAAGATTCCGACGCCCCGCCCCGTCAGGGACGCTGA
- the coaE gene encoding dephospho-CoA kinase (Dephospho-CoA kinase (CoaE) performs the final step in coenzyme A biosynthesis.) — protein sequence MHVFGLTGGIASGKSTVTRMLRELGAEVLDADVLAREVVEPGTPGLAEVAERFPGVVGPDGRMDRVKLGARVFGDAAERAALNAIIHPRVREAFLEKVQALDARGVGRVIYDVPLLIESGMHAWMEGVAVVWVPRDLQKARLMSRDGLDAEAAEARLAAQLPLDEKRAHATWLIDNSGDVAATRARVEEVWRAMLARG from the coding sequence GTGCACGTCTTCGGGCTGACGGGCGGCATCGCCTCCGGCAAGAGCACCGTGACGCGGATGCTCCGCGAGCTGGGCGCCGAGGTGCTGGACGCGGACGTGCTGGCGCGCGAGGTGGTGGAGCCGGGCACGCCCGGCCTGGCCGAGGTGGCCGAGCGCTTCCCCGGCGTGGTGGGCCCCGACGGCCGGATGGACAGGGTGAAGCTGGGGGCGCGCGTCTTCGGTGACGCCGCCGAGCGGGCCGCCCTCAACGCCATCATCCACCCCCGGGTGCGCGAGGCCTTCCTGGAGAAGGTCCAGGCGCTGGACGCGCGGGGCGTGGGGCGCGTCATCTACGACGTGCCCCTGCTCATCGAGAGCGGCATGCACGCCTGGATGGAGGGGGTGGCGGTGGTGTGGGTGCCCCGGGACTTGCAGAAGGCCCGGCTGATGTCGCGGGACGGGCTGGACGCGGAGGCCGCGGAGGCCCGGCTGGCCGCCCAGCTCCCCCTGGACGAGAAGCGGGCCCACGCCACCTGGCTCATCGACAACAGCGGTGACGTGGCCGCCACCCGGGCCCGGGTGGAAGAGGTGTGGCGGGCCATGCTCGCGCGGGGCTGA
- the yihA gene encoding ribosome biogenesis GTP-binding protein YihA/YsxC, whose translation MLKVLDARFVVTAVEPKGYPPGHTAEVAFVGRSNVGKSSMINALTNRKKLVRVSNTPGRTRTLNFFDVDLERNGVRHAVRLCDLPGYGFAKASKRDKAQWEEMITTYLEKRHRLEAVISIIDAEVGPTPDDLSTLDYLQAHNRRILVVATKMDRLTKAQRKPRMLALSKAMDLPLEVILPFSATEKLGVDEVWGALLDTFGKSTRL comes from the coding sequence GTGCTCAAGGTCCTCGACGCCCGCTTCGTCGTCACCGCCGTGGAGCCCAAGGGCTACCCGCCGGGCCATACCGCGGAGGTGGCCTTCGTCGGCCGCTCCAACGTGGGCAAGTCCTCCATGATCAACGCGCTCACCAACCGCAAGAAGCTGGTGCGCGTGTCCAACACCCCCGGTCGCACCCGGACGCTCAACTTCTTCGACGTGGACCTGGAGCGCAACGGTGTGCGCCATGCGGTGCGCCTGTGCGACCTGCCCGGCTACGGCTTCGCCAAGGCCAGCAAGCGGGACAAGGCCCAGTGGGAGGAGATGATCACCACCTACCTGGAGAAGCGGCACCGGCTGGAGGCGGTGATCAGCATCATCGACGCCGAGGTGGGTCCTACCCCGGACGACCTGTCCACGCTGGACTACCTCCAGGCGCACAATCGCCGCATCCTCGTCGTGGCCACCAAGATGGACCGCCTCACCAAGGCCCAGCGCAAGCCCCGCATGCTGGCCCTCTCGAAGGCCATGGACCTGCCCCTGGAGGTCATCCTCCCATTCTCCGCCACGGAAAAGCTGGGCGTGGATGAAGTCTGGGGGGCCCTCCTCGATACATTCGGGAAGTCCACCCGGCTCTGA
- a CDS encoding DUF6178 family protein, protein MSENGKGNGRDAQLASRELRQRLMRLSPKQRVDALLEAPDARAVVRSLPPEDLYVTIQEVGLADATELVQLASPGQFRAFVDLGGWQRDKVDPHAVLIWLRAARGGFDDTEEFLRKLHAVDLEVLELLLREFSEVHDLEENPDVNPAGVTMETPEGRYLIEIKVDGVEMSAMRSLLTDLIAENPFEAVRLFEAVRWEIPSEMEETAYQFRRGRLLDLGFPTLEDAVALFSRVDLPPSPTAKGVTPPGVALTATGGHVDYLEAAFRGLTMLERENAEDELRDVANAALVADLADPGDLDATRRTGEMVRDYLSLGLEHLTGSDPGRATDALRDTPLRRVFQVGFSLTLQLKFRADRLVKLPGAMLEGVLMVLPEEAAAIDALRRKRPRRALRVEGAEPVPFRSLREVASSEALLARAEAQVALLRGVLGGSAEAARTAVARFGVPLETLGVERLFAAVVAMAVLEGRADARPVPLGRTVELGQRLFEGTPDAPRLRASAAERALAGLEGAVPPEARDELRRLVGLTLNRLLDELGAPWLQEGRLDPVASAVLPMESNPVP, encoded by the coding sequence GTGTCCGAGAACGGCAAGGGAAATGGCAGGGATGCGCAGCTCGCTTCACGTGAGCTGCGCCAGCGGTTGATGCGGCTGTCCCCGAAGCAGCGGGTGGACGCCCTCCTGGAGGCTCCGGATGCGCGGGCGGTGGTTCGCTCGCTGCCTCCGGAGGACCTCTACGTCACCATCCAGGAAGTGGGGCTGGCGGATGCGACGGAGCTCGTACAGCTCGCGTCGCCCGGCCAGTTCCGCGCCTTCGTGGACCTGGGCGGCTGGCAGCGCGACAAGGTGGACCCGCACGCGGTGCTCATCTGGCTGCGCGCCGCGCGCGGCGGGTTTGACGACACCGAGGAGTTCCTCCGCAAGCTGCACGCGGTGGACCTGGAGGTGCTGGAGCTGCTCCTGCGTGAGTTCTCCGAGGTTCACGATTTGGAGGAGAACCCGGACGTCAACCCGGCGGGCGTGACGATGGAGACGCCCGAGGGGCGCTACCTCATCGAAATCAAGGTGGACGGCGTGGAGATGTCCGCCATGCGCTCGCTCCTCACGGACCTCATCGCGGAGAACCCCTTCGAGGCGGTGCGGCTGTTCGAGGCCGTGCGCTGGGAGATTCCCTCGGAGATGGAGGAGACGGCCTACCAGTTCCGCCGCGGGCGCCTGCTGGACCTGGGCTTCCCCACGCTGGAGGACGCGGTGGCGCTCTTCAGCCGCGTGGACCTGCCGCCCTCGCCCACGGCGAAGGGCGTGACGCCGCCGGGCGTCGCCCTGACGGCCACCGGCGGGCACGTGGACTACCTGGAGGCCGCCTTCCGCGGGCTGACGATGCTGGAGCGGGAGAACGCGGAGGACGAGCTGCGGGACGTGGCCAACGCCGCGCTGGTGGCGGACCTCGCCGACCCCGGAGACCTGGACGCCACGCGGCGCACGGGGGAGATGGTGCGCGACTACCTGTCGCTCGGGCTGGAGCACCTGACGGGCTCGGACCCGGGCCGGGCCACGGACGCGCTGCGCGACACGCCGCTGCGCCGCGTCTTCCAGGTGGGCTTCTCGCTGACACTCCAGCTCAAGTTCCGCGCGGACCGGCTGGTGAAGCTGCCGGGGGCGATGCTCGAGGGCGTGCTGATGGTGTTGCCGGAGGAGGCCGCCGCCATCGACGCGCTCCGCCGCAAGCGGCCGCGCCGCGCGCTGCGGGTGGAAGGCGCGGAGCCGGTGCCCTTCCGCTCCCTGCGCGAGGTGGCCTCCAGCGAGGCGCTGCTGGCCCGTGCCGAGGCCCAGGTGGCCCTGCTGCGCGGAGTGCTGGGCGGCTCGGCCGAGGCGGCGCGCACCGCCGTGGCCCGCTTCGGCGTGCCCCTGGAGACGCTGGGCGTGGAGCGCCTCTTCGCCGCCGTCGTCGCCATGGCGGTGCTGGAGGGCCGGGCGGACGCGAGGCCGGTGCCCCTGGGCCGCACGGTGGAGCTGGGCCAGCGCCTGTTCGAGGGCACTCCGGACGCGCCGCGCCTGCGGGCCTCCGCCGCCGAGCGCGCCCTGGCCGGGCTGGAGGGGGCCGTGCCCCCCGAGGCCCGTGACGAGCTGCGGCGCCTGGTGGGGCTGACGCTGAACCGCCTGCTGGACGAGCTCGGCGCGCCCTGGCTCCAGGAAGGCCGGCTGGACCCCGTGGCCTCCGCGGTTTTACCGATGGAGAGCAACCCCGTCCCGTAG
- the exoJ gene encoding spore coat polysaccharide polymerase ExoJ, with amino-acid sequence MVPVEQGQRRDLWAFYALTAFAAVMYAVPGEWIPALAQLRLALVTSVVAAGLMVMRRLGRAEPLYVDGSRGLALIGFSTLAVASLAWSLNPEVTQATGVELLKLTAIYLTIVNVITTGRRLVVMCGAMVLASVVTSIGVINWYMVGENLVEGFRARWVGVYADPNHMAMNLGLVVPLAVAFVARKGSPWLWRLACLAAAGLAVTAIVLSHSRGGFIGLSLAMGLWAVREKRRIQAIVVGSVFVLGLLVFAPRSFWQRNETVATFQEDASAMGRVYAWQVASRINLDKPLLGVGAGSFRYAWPLYAPPEARRAYVAHNIFLDVLGELGWVGLGLFLVFAGGAAGGAFAASRSAEMGWLARALSASMVGYLVCDLFSGYILSAHCYVLFGLAAAAQRVARAAEASSVGLQKVPAPRGPVVATWEGSGHAA; translated from the coding sequence ATGGTGCCGGTCGAGCAGGGGCAGCGCCGTGACTTGTGGGCTTTCTATGCGCTGACCGCGTTCGCGGCGGTGATGTACGCGGTGCCGGGTGAGTGGATCCCCGCGCTGGCGCAGCTGCGGCTGGCACTGGTGACCTCGGTGGTGGCGGCGGGATTGATGGTGATGCGTCGGCTGGGCCGGGCGGAGCCGCTGTACGTGGACGGCTCGCGGGGCCTGGCGCTGATCGGCTTCTCGACGCTGGCGGTGGCGTCCCTCGCCTGGTCGCTGAATCCGGAGGTGACGCAGGCGACGGGCGTCGAGCTGCTGAAGCTGACGGCCATCTACCTCACCATCGTCAACGTCATCACCACGGGGCGACGGCTGGTGGTGATGTGCGGCGCCATGGTGCTGGCGTCGGTGGTGACGTCCATCGGCGTCATCAACTGGTACATGGTGGGCGAGAATCTGGTGGAGGGCTTCCGCGCGCGGTGGGTGGGCGTGTACGCGGACCCGAACCACATGGCCATGAACCTGGGGCTGGTGGTGCCGCTGGCGGTGGCCTTCGTGGCCCGCAAGGGCAGCCCGTGGCTGTGGCGGCTGGCGTGCCTGGCGGCGGCGGGGCTGGCGGTGACGGCCATCGTCCTCTCGCACTCGCGCGGTGGCTTCATCGGCCTGTCGCTGGCCATGGGGCTGTGGGCGGTGCGCGAGAAGCGTCGCATCCAGGCGATTGTGGTGGGCTCCGTCTTCGTGCTGGGCCTGCTGGTGTTCGCGCCCAGGAGCTTCTGGCAGCGCAACGAGACGGTGGCGACGTTCCAGGAGGACGCGTCCGCCATGGGCCGCGTCTACGCGTGGCAGGTGGCCAGCCGCATCAACCTGGACAAGCCGCTGCTGGGCGTGGGCGCGGGCAGCTTCCGCTACGCGTGGCCGCTGTACGCGCCGCCGGAAGCGCGCCGCGCGTACGTGGCGCACAACATCTTCCTCGACGTGCTGGGCGAGCTGGGCTGGGTGGGCCTGGGCCTCTTCCTGGTGTTCGCGGGCGGGGCCGCGGGAGGCGCCTTCGCGGCGTCGCGCAGCGCGGAGATGGGGTGGCTGGCGCGGGCGCTGTCGGCGTCCATGGTGGGCTACCTCGTCTGTGACTTGTTCTCCGGCTACATCCTGTCCGCGCACTGCTACGTGCTCTTCGGACTGGCGGCGGCGGCGCAGCGGGTGGCCCGCGCGGCGGAGGCGTCTTCGGTGGGGTTGCAAAAGGTCCCGGCCCCCAGGGGGCCGGTGGTGGCGACGTGGGAGGGGTCCGGACATGCGGCGTGA